From a single Solenopsis invicta isolate M01_SB chromosome 4, UNIL_Sinv_3.0, whole genome shotgun sequence genomic region:
- the LOC105195722 gene encoding zinc finger protein Noc, which yields MVVLEEGSMLTTGHNQYLQPDYLSPLSTPLDAKKSPLALLAQTCSQIGADSPTKPLISPLEKSSKGMSIATNAKSPPAAKLERNIRGSPTDGKSLAFKPYETNVVTKKSSDEGRPTSKASVHSVSGQDSISVSDSMHLDKKSSGNRTPVSRKSASPSSQATATTTSGTPSGDRKTPADREKTDGSPRSSSSSNNNNNNSSSNNNNNGASPIIRSGMEILSGAHTKDASLAYKPGGLPGFSGNPLCCPPGLAENPAFRPPFAGASPFSHHAAALLSVGYPSAGPTSGNPYLSYARVKTPAGGEALVPVCKDPFCTGCQYSMHSAQIMMGAGSCPSGCTQCDHQKYGLAMALSSLGPMPPPSLSYPSTLAGGRPYVCNWIAGESYCGKRFATSDELLQHLRSHTSMTGDPTAASAAALLGNPHPHPLLSPSTTLHRASGGSYPAPSLSPLGARYHPYGKPPTGPLPASLAASPYSAFNALGPYYSPYAVYGQRIGAAVHP from the exons ATGGTTGTGCTTGAGGAAGGCAGTATGCTGACTACTGGACACAATCAGTATTTACAACCGGATTATCTTTCGCCGCTTTCAACTCCG TTGGACGCGAAAAAGAGTCCGCTGGCGCTATTAGCGCAGACATGCAGCCAAATTGGAGCTGATTCACCTACGAAACCGCTGATCTCGCCTTTGGAAAAGAGCTCGAAGGGCATGAGCATCGCCACGAACGCGAAATCGCCACCGGCCGCGAAATTAGAACGCAACATCCGCGGCAGTCCGACGGACGGCAAGTCGCTGGCATTCAAGCCTTACGAGACCAATGTCGTAACGAAGAAGAGCTCGGACGAGGGTAGACCCACATCTAAAGCCAGTGTACATAGTGTCAGTGGTCAGGATAGTATCAGTGTTAGTGATAGCATGCATCTCGACAAAAAATCGTCCGGCAATCGTACGCCGGTGAGTCGAAAATCCGCGTCGCCGAGCAGCCAAGCGACGGCAACGACAACCAGCGGCACGCCGTCGGGTGATCGGAAGACTCCAGCGGACCGCGAGAAGACCGATGGTTCACCAaggagcagcagcagcagcaacaacaacaacaacaatagCAGCAGCAATAACAACAATAATGGCGCCAGTCCAATCATCAGATCCGGAATGGAGATTCTCTCCGGCGCGCACACAAAGGACGCGAGTCTGGCTTACAAACCAGGGGGTCTTCCAGGATTCTCCGGCAATCCACTGTGCTGTCCGCCGGGCCTTGCCGAGAATCCAGCCTTCAGGCCGCCGTTCGCGGGCGCGTCACCCTTCTCGCATCACGCGGCGGCGCTGCTGTCCGTCGGCTATCCGTCGGCGGGCCCGACCAGCGGCAATCCGTACTTGAGTTACGCTCGCGTCAAGACACCCGCCGGCGGTGAGGCCTTAGTACCGGTCTGCAAGGATCCCTTTTGCACTGGTTGCCAGTACAGTATGCACAGCGCCCAGATCATGATGGGCGCGGGCAGCTGTCCGAGTGGTTGCACACAGTGCGACCATCAGAAGTATGGACTAGCAATGGCGTTGTCGTCCTTGGGTCCGATGCCGCCACCGTCGTTGTCCTATCCGTCCACGCTGGCCGGCGGCCGGCCCTACGTCTGCAACTGGATCGCCGGCGAATCGTACTGCGGCAAACGATTCGCCACGTCGGACGAGTTGCTCCAACATCTACGTAGCCACACGAGCATGACCGGCGATCCCACGGCGGCCTCCGCAGCGGCGCTTCTCGGCAATCCGCATCCGCATCCGCTGCTATCGCCATCGACCACCCTTCATCGCGCCAGCGGCGGTTCTTATCCGGCGCCGTCGTTGAGCCCACTTGGCGCTCGATATCATCCATATGGCAAGCCGCCGACGGGTCCTCTACCAGCCTCGCTCGCGGCCTCGCCGTACAGCGCTTTCAACGCCTTAGGACCGTATTACTCGCCGTACGCGGTTTACGGCCAGCGAATCGGCGCTGCCGTACATCCCTAA